The following proteins are co-located in the Gigantopelta aegis isolate Gae_Host chromosome 5, Gae_host_genome, whole genome shotgun sequence genome:
- the LOC121373114 gene encoding thioredoxin domain-containing protein 2-like: protein MNTSANPVSSSFKYDSLNISPNEPLKDSLDDEHRSANPVSSSFKYDSLNISPNEPLKDSLDEHRSANPVSSSFKYDSLNISPNEPLKDSLDEHRSANPVSSSFKYDSLNISPNEPLKDSLDEHRSANPVSSSFKYDSLNISPNEPLKDSLDEHRSANPVSSSFKYDSLNISPNEPLKDSLDEHRSANPVSSSFKYDSLNISPNEPLKDSLDEHRTANPVSSSFKHDSLNISPNEPLKNSVDEHRSANPVSSSFKHDSLNISPNEPLKDSLDEHRSANPVSSSFKHDSLNISPNEPLKDSLDEHRSANPVSSSFKYDSLNISPNEPLKDSLDEHRSANPLEHLPPNEPLKDSLDEHRSANPVSSSFKYDSLNISPNEPLKDSLDEHRSANPVSSSFKYDSLNISPNEPLKDSLDEHRSANPVSSSFKYDSLNISPNEPLKDSLDEHRSANPVSSSFKHDSLNISPNEPLKDSLDEHRSANPVSSSFKHDSLNISPNEPLKDSLDEHRSANPVSSSFKHDSLNISPNEPLKDSLDEHRSANPVSSSFKYDSLNISPNEPLKDSLDEHRSANPLPPSLSKVALTGYACVDPFAITACQKTGTSRAEMNRTEH, encoded by the exons GCTTGAACATCTCCCCCAATGAGCCGTTAAAAGACAGTCTGGATGATGAACACCGcagtgcgaacccagtatcttcaAGCTTCAAATACGATAGCTTGAACATCTCCCCCAATGAGCCGTTAAAAGACAGTCTGGATGAACACCGcagtgcgaacccagtatcttcaAGCTTCAAATACGATAGCTTGAACATCTCCCCCAATGAGCCGTTAAAAGACAGTCTGGATGAACACCGcagtgcgaacccagtatcttcaAGCTTCAAATACGATAGCTTGAACATCTCCCCCAATGAGCCGTTAAAAGACAGTCTGGATGAACACCGcagtgcgaacccagtatcttcaAGCTTCAAATACGATAGCTTGAACATCTCCCCCAATGAGCCGTTAAAAGACAGTCTGGATGAACACCGcagtgcgaacccagtatcttcaAGCTTCAAATACGATAGCTTGAACATCTCCCCCAATGAGCCGTTAAAAGACAGTCTGGATGAACACCGcagtgcgaacccagtatcttcaAGCTTCAAATACGATAGCTTGAACATCTCCCCCAATGAGCCGTTAAAAGACAGTCTGGATGAACACCgcactgcgaacccagtatcttcaAGCTTCAAACACGATAGCTTGAACATCTCCCCCAATGAGCCGTTAAAAAACAGTGTAGATGAACACCGcagtgcgaacccagtatcttcaAGCTTCAAACACGATAGCTTGAACATCTCCCCCAATGAGCCGTTAAAAGACAGTCTGGATGAACACCGcagtgcgaacccagtatcttcaAGCTTCAAACACGATAGCTTGAACATCTCCCCCAATGAGCCGTTAAAAGACAGTCTGGATGAACACCGcagtgcgaacccagtatcttcaAGCTTCAAATACGATAGCTTGAACATCTCCCCCAATGAGCCGTTAAAAGACAGTCTGGATGAACACCGcagtgcgaaccca CTTGAACATCTCCCCCCCAATGAGCCGTTAAAAGACAGTCTGGATGAACACCGcagtgcgaacccagtatcttcaAGCTTCAAATACGATAGCTTGAACATCTCCCCCAATGAGCCGTTAAAAGACAGTCTGGATGAACACCGcagtgcgaacccagtatcttcaAGCTTCAAATACGATAGCTTGAACATCTCCCCCAATGAGCCGTTAAAAGACAGTCTGGATGAACACCGcagtgcgaacccagtatcttcaAGCTTCAAATACGATAGCTTGAACATCTCCCCCAATGAGCCGTTAAAAGACAGTCTGGATGAACACCGcagtgcgaacccagtatcttcaAGCTTCAAACACGATAGCTTGAACATCTCCCCCAATGAGCCGTTAAAAGACAGTCTGGATGAACACCGcagtgcgaacccagtatcttcaAGCTTCAAACACGATAGCTTGAACATCTCCCCCAATGAGCCGTTAAAAGACAGTCTGGATGAACACCGcagtgcgaacccagtatcttcaAGCTTCAAACACGATAGCTTGAACATCTCCCCCAATGAGCCGTTAAAAGACAGTCTGGATGAACACCGcagtgcgaacccagtatcttcaAGCTTCAAATACGATAGCTTGAACATCTCCCCCAATGAGCCGTTAAAAGACAGTCTGGATGAACACCGAAGTGCGAACCCACTACCTCCCAGCCTTAG TAAGGTGGCACTAACCGGTTATGCGTGCGTCGACCCGTTTGCCATTACCGCCTGTCAGAAAACCGGAACCAGCCGAGCCGAAATGAACCGAACCGAACACTAA